The Labrus mixtus chromosome 16, fLabMix1.1, whole genome shotgun sequence genome window below encodes:
- the sall3b gene encoding sal-like protein 3b, with translation MSRRKQAKPKHLQSEEEATRSGPLCTNGLVRGTDGGSSEETHICDKCCAEFFTWTELSKHQKVCTEDSLVLIVKDNNRGPDPGASPIGPSPAPSVASSDSSVAESTDAGFELGETMLNDNDSLDNLEEGIDRDEAMEHEHCRPDDYNAPSSPQPPDSAESISPQMSTAGSYSMPSTNVTLEILHSTRVAVAQFSQGIDSCGTGGKAASAAIPVILEHLLALQQQQVHQLQLIEQICNQVAVMNRQPTQAALNPVSRSLSLASNPFSSQGIIPPPILPLSGTMPSSVNGQAAVSMSSGLEKSQSLQPQTVSGQSSFRDVTCTSASSENSTPPLSSSSISTLLPPYTGSHTSSISGTQTLSSSSPLPMGQSSLLSSSSSLPFLPQSPPSSVIFPNPLASIAATANALDPLAALMKHRKGKLPNVSLFETKPSPEEPFFKHKCRFCAKVFGSDSALQIHLRSHTGERPFKCNICGNRFSTKGNLKVHFQRHKEKYPHVQMNPYPVPEYLDNVPTTTGIPYGMSIPPEKPGSSWLDSKPVVATLPASMGLPLSSTITSTGGSNDPVSVTPSVKSPFQPSPFECVSLSPKHRGSEAHFSPVSESPRSNRETEASNILKSEGVHLPQTFSLRPRGNPATEATSTTIPAGATTPEPVSSASPVSNSPPISIHSDEIKLPTSSPLDSMQASETSKLQQLVENIDKKITDPNQCVLCHRVLSCQSALKMHYRIHTGERPFKCKVCGRAFTTKGNLKAHIGVHRENPPVQVQHSCPICQKKFTNAVVLQQHIRMHMVGQIPDSTLVDRLQDMDSEFSINERNFDSLSSNSNDLTDDISMEEVNEEEEDEVETMVDGVNPSKPLISDWSSPPKSSAIISSIAALENQMRMIDSTVSFTHSFGIKSLTNGFGDDSSKFSVYSSEKRTDHCSAKSPNGSESSCSPHVSASLIENNSEGSTTKSPAENKTRPEYQEPMAASVKREQSESPTSASGAAAAQELRGMETGHLSVKEETPYSMSFQLSRERGQSIPGLVTSPLSGMIKTELNGHSQPSTPSEGPHPLFSVHIPPTYAPIGSPGMTSLLGPVHPRRTPKQHNCNACGKNFSSASALQIHERTHTGEKPFVCSICGRAFTTKGNLKVHMGTHMWNNAPARRGRRLSVENPMALLGGEAMKFGEMFQKDLAARAMNVDTGFWNRYATAIANSLAAKNNEISVIQNRGISQLHPLTAGMDRMSTAGSPMTSRTKTGMDLGNNRHFSMLIDNSKDIGIN, from the exons ATGTCCCGCCGCAAGCAAGCCAAACCCAAGCACCTCCAGTCAGAGGAGGAGGCGACACGGAGCGGACCCCTCTGCACGAATG GCCTCGTACGGGGCACCGATGGAGGCAGCAGTGAGGAAACACACATCTGTGACAAATGCTGTGCTGAGTTCTTCACATGGACTGAACTGAGTAAACACCAGAAAGTCTGCACTGAGGACTCCTTAGTGCTGATAGTAAAGGACAATAACAGGGGTCCAGATCCAGGGGCATCTCCTATCGGACCCTCTCCGGCTCCCAGTGTGGCGTCTAGTGACTCGTCTGTAGCAGAGTCCACAGATGCCGGCTTTGAGCTGGGGGAGACAATGCTGAATGACAATGACAGTCTGGATAATTTAGAGGAAGGCATTGATCGGGATGAAGCCATGGAGCATGAGCATTGCCGACCGGACGACTACAACGCACCCTCAAGCCCCCAGCCTCCTGATTCAGCGGAGTCCATTTCCCCCCAGATGTCGACTGCTGGCAGTTACAGCATGCCGAGTACGAACGTGACTCTGGAGATTCTCCACAGCACGAGGGTGGCTGTCGCCCAGTTCTCGCAGGGGATCGACAGTTGTGGTACTGGAGGGAAGGCTGCCTCAGCTGCCATCCCCGTGATCCTGGAGCACCTGCTGGCTCTGCAGCAACAACAGGTCCACCAGCTGCAGCTTATTGAGCAGATCTGCAACCAGGTAGCCGTCATGAACAGGCAACCAACACAGGCAGCGTTAAACCCGGTGTCCAGGTCTCTGTCTCTGGCATCTAACCCTTTTTCTTCTCAAGGCATCATCCCTCCTCCCATCCTGCCTCTGTCAGGTACAATGCCCTCGTCCGTCAATGGACAGGCTGCTGTGTCTATGTCTTCTGGCCTTGAAAAGTCACAAAGTCTCCAACCACAAACTGTATCTGGACAATCCTCCTTCAGAGATGTAACATGCACCTCAGCCTCCTCAGAGAATTCAACCCCGCctctctccagcagcagcatctcCACATTACTCCCTCCGTACACAGGCTCACACACCAGCAGCATTAGTGGTACTCAGACGCTAAGCTCCTCCAGCCCCCTCCCAATGGGCCAGAGCAGCCTCCTCAGCTCATCCTCCAGCCTGCCATTTCTACCTCAGAGCCCTCCCAGCAGCGTCATCTTCCCAAATCCCTTGGCTAGCATTGCCGCCACAGCTAATGCACTTGACCCTCTTGCAGCCCTGATGAAGCACAGGAAAGGGAAACTGCCAAACGTGTCCTTGTTCGAAACCAAGCCCAGCCCAGAGGAGCCTTTCTTCAAGCATAAATGCAGGTTCTGTGCCAAAGTGTTTGGCAGCGACAGCGCTCTGCAGATCCACCTGCGCTCCCATACAGGAGAGCGGCCCTTCAAATGCAACATCTGCGGCAATCGCTTCTCCACAAAAGGGAACTTGAAGGTACACTTCCAGAGACACAAGGAGAAGTATCCTCACGTCCAGATGAACCCCTACCCGGTGCCAGAATATCTAGACAATGTGCCAACCACTACTGGGATTCCCTACGGTATGTCCATCCCTCCAGAAAAACCTGGCTCCTCATGGCTTGATAGCAAACCTGTTGTAGCAACTTTACCAGCCTCTATGGGTCTTCCACTTTCCTCCACTATTACAAGTACTGGAGGCTCAAATGACCCTGTAAGTGTAACTCCATCCGTTAAATCTCCCTTCCAGCCATCTCCTTTTGAATGTGTATCTTTGTCACCTAAACACAGAGGCAGTGAGGCTCATTTTTCTCCTGTTTCAGAGTCTCCGCGATCTAACCGTGAGACAGAAGCATCCAATATATTAAAATCAGAGGGGGTCCACTTGCCCCAAACCTTCTCCCTGAGACCAAGAGGCAACCCAGCAACAGAAGCAACCAGCACTACGATCCCAGCAGGGGCCACCACACCCGAACCTGTCTCCTCAGCATCCCCTGTCTCGAACTCTCCACCCATCTCAATCCACTCAGACGAAATCAAACTCCCAACCAGTAGCCCCCTGGACTCTATGCAAGCATCCGAAACCtcaaagctgcagcagctggtggaGAACATCGACAAAAAGATCACAGACCCCAACCAGTGCGTCCTGTGTCACCGTGTCCTCAGCTGCCAGAGCGCGCTGAAGATGCACTACCGCATTCACACCGGGGAAAGGCCCTTCAAGTGTAAAGTCTGTGGCAGGGCTTTCACCACCAAAGGCAACTTGAAGgctcacattggtgttcacagaGAGAACCCTCCCGTTCAGGTGCAACACTCCTGCCCTATTTGCCAGAAAAAGTTCACCAACGCTGTtgtcctgcagcagcacatcCGCATGCACATGGTGGGGCAGATTCCAGACTCTACCCTGGTGGACCGGCTGCAGGACATGGACAGCGAGTTCTCCATCAACGAGAGAAACTTTGACAGTCTAAGCAGCAATAGCAATGACCTCACTGACGATATTTCAATGGAGGAAGTTAAcgaggaagaagaagacgaggtAGAAACCATGGTGGACGGTGTAAACCCGTCTAAACCCTTGATCTCCGATTGGAGTTCCCCTCCTAAGTCTTCCGCCATTATCTCAAGTATCGCTGCTCTTGAGAACCAAATGAGGATGATTGACTCTACTGTAAGCTTTACCCACTCTTTTGGTATAAAATCTCTAACAAACGGTTTTGGTGATGATAGCAGCAAATTCAGTGTTTATTCATCTGAGAAAAGGACGGACCATTGCAGCGCAAAAAGCCCAAATGGGTCAGAGTCGTCCTGTTCCCCCCATGTGTCTGCGTCTCTGATTGAAAACAACTCAGAAGGATCAACCACTAAATCCCCTGCTGAGAACAAGACCAGGCCAGAATACCAAGAGCCTATGGCAGCCTCAGTGAAGAGAGAGCAATCTGAGTCTCCTACCTCTGCATCAGGAGCTGCAGCGGCCCAAGAGCTGAGAGGAATGGAGACCGGCCATCTGAGTGTGAAAGAGGAGACTCCTTACAGCATGTCATTCCAACTGAGCAGAGAAAGAG GTCAAAGCATCCCTGGCTTGGTAACCAGCCCACTATCAGGCATGATAAAAACCGAGCTCAACGGTCACAGTCAACCGAGCACCCCTTCCGAAGGGCCGCACCCACTATTCAGCGTCCACATCCCTCCGACTTACGCACCAATCGGCAGCCCAGGAATGACCTCCCTGCTCGGCCCCGTTCATCCTCGACGGACACCAAAGCAGCACAACTGCAACGCCTGTGGGAAGAACTTCTCGTCAGCCAGCGCCCTGCAGATCCACGAGCGCACACACACCGGAGAGAAACCGTTTGTGTGCTCCATCTGCGGCAGAGCGTTCACCACCAAAGGCAATCTGAAG GTTCATATGGGAACTCACATGTGGAACAACGCACCAGCCAGGAGAGGCCGACGGCTGTCGGTGGAGAACCCCATGGCCCTGCTGGGGGGAGAGGCGATGAAGTTTGGGGAAATGTTTCAGAAGGACCTGGCAGCCCGAGCGATGAACGTCGACACTGGATTTTGGAACCGTTATGCGACAGCCATCGCCAATAGCCTGGCCGCGAAAAACAACGAGATCTCAGTGATCCAGAACAGAGGCATCTCTCAGCTTCACCCTCTCACTGCAGGCATGGACCGGATGAGCACCGCAGGAAGTCCGATGACCAGTCGAACCAAGACGGGCATGGACCTGGGGAATAATAGACATTTTTCTATGCTGATTGACAACAGCAAAGACATTGGAATCAATTGA